In Bradyrhizobium guangdongense, the sequence ATGCATTGGATTGAGCATCGGCTGCGACGCCGTGAAGCCCAGCATCTGCCGCGCCGCCGGCACGTAATGCACCTCGTCGAAGACGAATTTGTCCGGTGTCACCAGTCCGATCAGCAGCGCGAAATGAGCGGCTAGGAAGATCGCGACAGCAATCACTGCGCTTCGCGACACCTTCGGAACCGTATGTGCTTCGCGCGACTGCTGTGGGGCTATTTTGCGTGGCAAATCTGCGTCACCGCGAATAAAAAATCACTCGACCGATCCATTGAACGCATTCTGCCGCAACTGTCACTAAGCTAACGCTCGTCCCGCGTCGTTTGTGATAATTCTGCCACAACACGAGCGTGCGCAATCCGGTACGATCAGGGACCTCGATCGGTTACGAAATGAATTTACGTTTTCTGCTTTTCCCCACACTGCTGTCGGCCGTATTGTGCGCTGCGCCTGGAGCGCAGGCGCAGATGCGCGTCGGCGAAGCCGTCCTGGTCCAGAACGAGGTGGTCCGCGTCGCCGCGACCCCGACACCCATCAGTGTCGGCGACAGCATGCTGCGTGACGAGACCGTCCGCACCGGCGCCGACAGCGCCGCGCGTTTCGTGATGGCCGACAGCACCAATCTGTCGCTCGGGCCGAGCGCGACGCTGAAGCTGGACCGCACCGTCTTCAACGACGAGCACAGCTATCGCGACGTCGCGATCCGCATGGCCACCGGCGCCTTCCGCTTCGTCACCGGCCATTCGCAGAAGACCGCCTACAAGATCACGACGCCGCTTGCGACCATCGGCGTGCGCGGCACCACGCTCGACATCCTGTCGCAGCGCGGCCGCTCGGTCGTGGTACTTCAGGACGGCGCGGCCAGCGTCTGCACGCTGAACTTCCAGTGCATTCAGCTCACCCAGCCGGGTGATACCGCGGTCATCACCTCGACCGGCGGCAAGGTCTCCATCACCAAGACCAACACGCCGCCCTGGACCTTTGCGGCCAACTGCGCCGCCAATGCCGGGCTTTGCGCCGTCAACCAGTACGCTGACGCTTCACCGACCATCGCCCCCGCCGTCCATGACGACGGCATGCTGTGCGGGCGCTGACGATGACGCAGCCCGGCTTCAAGAGGCTTGTCCTGGCCTGCGCCTTGGCCGCAACCGCTACGCTTGCGCTGTTCGCATTTAGCGCGCGTTCGGCGGCCGCCGCCAGCTGCGAGTCCGAATGTGGCGAGCCAACCCCGCATCCGTCGCCGAGCCCATACCCTTCGCCGAGTCCCTCTCCGTCGCCGAATCCAATCTCCTCGCCGACAGGTGCCGATTCCAGCGGCAACTCGGTCAACGGGCTCGCGGGCCAGCGCTTCAATCAGATGATCACCAACCGGGTGCTCGGAACAGTGCTGCTCGGTGTCAACGAACAGGTCAATTGCAGCGACTGCGTCAGCGCGTTCGGCTCGGCCGGATCGTTCTCGGCCGGCATCCACGGCCGCAAGGAACTGACGCCCAATCTGTCGCTGCTGGCCGGCCTCGCCTACACGCAATACAGCGAGGGCGGCTATCACATCACCAGCGCACCGATCGGCGCCTTCGCGCTGCGCTATGATTTCACCGATTGGGGCTCGTCGCGTCCGTTCTTCGACGTCGGCACGATCCTGACGCCGTGGGAGAAGGCGCGCTACACCCGCAGTTACAACACCAGCCTCGGCCCGGTGACCGTGACGAGCTCGACCAATGCCGCGAACTACGCGGTCTATGGTCGCGCCGGCTGGATGAGCCGTCTGTCGCCGCGCGACGAGGTCGCGGCCTCGATCGAGATCTGGCAGCTCTGGCAGCGCGTGTCGGGCTATCAGGACAACACGGTCGCATTCAATCCATTCGACGCCTCGATTGCCGATGGCACCGACCGCACGAGCCTAGTCAAGATCGGCGGCCAATGGACCCATCTCTTCGCCGGCAACATCGAAACCAACATCAATGGCGGCTGGGTCCAGTCGTTCGCCAGCCATAGCGGCATCGTCGCCACCGTGACCGGCGACGGCACGGTGGTGCCGACGATGGGCAACCAGGGCTGGTTCGAATATGGCGGACGCCTCGGCTTCCGCGTTCAGAAGGGCTGGGTCGTGGATCTCTTCGCCAACGGCACGCTCGGCCCGCAGCCGGTGGGCAACACCATCCACGGCGGCGTGGGGCTGCGGATCAATTATTAGAGAACGAGCACGGTCGGGTGGGCAAAGCGAAGCGTGCCCACCACCTCTCTCAATCGTGGACGAACCATGGGCACGGCGCTCACGCGCCTTTGCCCACGCTACTGCACCAGCTCACGCCGCCGACTTGCCCTCGAACGCGCGGCGCAGGACATCCACGTCCAGCTTCACCATTTTCATCATGGCCTGCATCGCGCGGGCCGCGGCGGCCCTGTCCGGGCTCGACAGGAACTCGAACATCACCTTCGGCACCACCTGCCAGGCCACGCCCCAACGGTCCCTGAGCCAGCCGCACTGCTCTTCCTTGCCGCCATGAGCCAGGAACGCGTTCCAGACGCTATCGACCTGAACCTGATCGTCACAATGGATCATCAGCGAGATCGCGTGGGTGTATTCCATCTTCATGCCGCCGTTGAGCGCAACCAAGGGCTGACCGGCCACCGTGAACTCGACGACAAGCACCGAGCCCTCCTTGCCGGACGGATTGTCGGCAACATTGCGCTGGACGTGCGTGATCGCCGAATTCGGCACGAGCGAAACGTAGAACTTTGCGGCTTCCTCGGCATCGCCGTTGAACCACATGCAGGGGACCAGCTTGGACATCGTCAATGCTCCTCTCCAGATTTCGATCAGGCGTTCGCCAAAGCGGGCTTCTCGGGGACGGCTGCCATGTCCAGCCAGTTCACACCCCACATATGGCCGTCCGGATCCTCGAAGCTGCGGCCGTACATGAAGCTGTATTCGTCCTTCGGACTGGGATCGGCCACTCCGCCCGCAGCCTCGGCCCGACCGACGATCTCGTCGACCTCGTTCCGGCTATCGGCGGACAGGCAGAACAGCGCCTGGTTCTCGGTCTTTGCGTCCGCGATCGGCTTCGGCGTGAACTGACGGAATTTGTCGTGGGTCGTCAGCATCGCGTAGATGGTCTCGGAAAAGACGATGCAGCTCGCCCTATCGTCACTGAATTGCGGGTTCCTGGTCGCTCCGATCGCCTCGTAGAAGGCAGTCGCACGCTTCAGGTCCGTCACCGGCAGATTGAGGAAAATCATCCTGGGCATCAAAAGCTCCTTGGGCGGGTTCTGCCCAAGGACGGACGGCCGGGCTGCCACCCGACAGGCTTCCGAATATTTTTTGCGCGCCATCTGCGGGGTTCTGTCACACCGAACCCCGCATCTTTGGCCAGCTTACGTCTTCTCGTTGGGATCGCGATGAACAGGGTCGATCCACAGCACCGTCTCGGGCTTCTCGACCGGCTCGATGTCGAGGTTGATCGCGACCGCCTCGCCGTCGCTGCGCACCAGCACGCATTCCAGCACCTCGTCGGGGCTGGCGTTGATCTCCTGGTGCGGCACGTAGGGAGGCACGAAGATGAAATCCCCGGGGCCGGCCTCGGCGGTGAACTGCAGGCTCTCGCCCCAGCGCATCCGCGCCTTGCCCTTCACCACATAGATGACGCTTTCGAGATGGCCGTGATGATGCGCGCCGGTCTTGGCGTCCGGCTTGATGCTGACCGTGCCTGCCCACAGTTTCTGGGCGCCGACGCGGGCGAAATTGATCGCGGCGGCACGGTCCATGCCCGCGGTCGAGGGCACGTTGGTGTCGAGCTGATTGCCGGGGATGACGCGCACGCCGTCATGTTTCCAGCGATCGTCGTGATCGTGGTCATGGTGAGAATGCGAGTAGTCATGGCCGGTCATATCTCGTGCTTTCTGTTGGTTCCGTGCGCGGCAAGCTAGCCTAAAGCTGCATGCGCAAGCCATACCAAAATCGGAACCCTCATAGCCGCCAGACGTTGTCCTTGCGAGCAAACTGCAAGGAGAGTTTCATGGGTAGCACGACCGACAAGATCAAGGGCAACGCCAACGAAGCCATCGGCAAGGCCAAGCAGGGAATCGGGGAAGCGACCGGCTCGGAACGCCTGAAGGGTGAGGGTACGGTCCAGGAGGTGAAGGGCAAAGGCCAGCAGGCCATGGGCGATGCCAAGGACGCCGCCAAGGATGCGATTGATCGCGCTGCTGCGTCGGCACGCCGCGCGACCGAGTAACGCGTGTCAGACTGGACATGAAAAGACCGGTCAAATGGCCGGTCTTTTTTGTGCGCTCACTTCACCGCGAGCAGCTCGACGTCGAACATCAGCGTGGCGTTCGGGGGGATCACGCCGCCGGCGCCGCGCGCGCCGTAGCCGAGCCGCGGCGGGATGATCAGGGTGCGTTTGCCGCCGACCTTCATCGTGGCAACACCCTCGTCCCAGCCGGCGATGACGCGACCCTTGCCGATCGGGAATTCGAACGGCTCGTTGCGATCGACGGACGAGTCGAATTTCTTGCCCTTCTGGCCATTCTCGTAGAGCCAGCCGGTGTAGTGCATCACGCAAATCTGGCCGGGCTTCGGCGAGGCGCCGGTGCCGACGACGCTATCGGTGATCTGCAGTCCTGAGGCTGTGGTCATGGTCTTTCCTGCGGTCTGGGCCGAGGCCGTGGTGGAAACGAATGCCGACACCCCGATCAGCGTGATCGCGAGCGCCGACATGATGGCGAGGAGCATGCGCTGGAAACGCTGCATAAGACACCCTTCCTTTGAGGCGGGAGGTGTCTAGCGCAACGAGCCCACGGTTTCCACCCTTTAGACCTCGATATTTTCGAGCCGCACCGGCAGCTTGCGAATGCGCTGGCCGGTGGCGTGATAGATCGCATTGCAGATCGCCGCATTGGTGCCGACATTGGCGAGCTCGCCGAGCCCCTTCGCGCCAGCCGGATTGATATGATCGTCCTGCTCGGAGAGCAAGATCACCTCGACACCAGGCACATCGGCATTCACCGGCACGAGATAGTCGGCCAAGTTGTCGTTGACGTAGCGCGCGGTGCGTTCGTCGATCTCGGTGGCCTCCAGCAGCGCCGAGGACATGCCCCAGATCAGCCCGCCCATGAGCTGGCTCCGCGCCGTGCGCGGATTCATGATGCGGCCGGCCGCGAAGGCGCCGACCAGCCGGGGGCAGCGGATCTCGTGGGTGAAGCGGTTGACGCGAACCTCGACGAACTCGGCGCCGAACGCATAGGCAATCTTATCCTTCATGGCGGCGCCGCCGACCAGCCGCGCGTGCCCGCTATGCATGGCCTTAAAGGAATCCAGCGGCGCGCCTTCCGGCTTCCACTCGCCATATTCCTCGACCACACCGGCGCCCAGCGCATCAAATGCCTTCTCCAGATCGAGCGGCCGATCGCTCTTCGCCGCCTGCGTCGTCGGCGTCTGGCCGATGCCGACCGTTTCCTTGGCCTTATCCGTGAGACTTTCGTTCGGCATCAACGCCTTGAACAATCTTTGCCGGACCTGGTCGCACACCATCATCACCGCCGAGCACGTGCTCGCCGTGGAATTTGAGCCGCCCGCAACCGGCGCCGGCGGCAGGTCGCTATCGCCGATAAAGACGGAGACCTTCTCCAGGGGAACACCGAGCCGCTCAGAAGCGGTCTGGGCGATGATGGTGTAGGCGCCGGTGCCGATCTCATGGCCGGCGATCTCGACGCGCGTGCGGCCGTCGCGCTGCAGACGCACGCGCGCTGCCGATGGCGCCATCTGCGTCGGATAGCAGGTGGCCGCGCAGCCATAGCCGATCAACCAGTCGCCATCGGACATGGATTTCGGCGCGGCCGAGCGCTGGGCCCAGCCGAAGACTTTGGCCGCTTCGTCGAAACACGCCATCAGCGCACGCGACGTATAGGGCTTGCCGCCGATCGGCTCGTTGGTGGCGTCGTTGACGCGGCGGAGCTCGACCGGATCCATGTTGAGCTTGACTGCGAGCTCATCCATCGCGCTCTCCAGCGCGAACAGATACGGCACCTCCGGTGGCGAGCGCATGAAGCCCGGCGTGTTGCGGTCGGCACGCACGATCGACACGAGACTATCAACATTCGGGCAGGCATAGAGCCGCGTCGTGGTCTTGGTACCGCCGACGCAATAGGGATCTGCGCGCGAGGATATTTCGGCGCCCTCGTGCTTGAGGGCGACCAGCTTGCCGTCACGACTGGCGCCAAGCTTGATCTCGTGTCGGGTCTCGGCGCGATAGGTCGCGATGGTAAAGCCCTGGTCGCGGGTCGGGACCAGCTTGACCGGCCGGTTCAGGCGCCGGGCGATGCCGGCGATGATGGCGGTCCGCGGGGTCATCGAGCCGCGCGAGCCGAAGCCGCCGCCAACATAGGGATTGACCACTCTCACCTTGTCGGCATCGACGCCGAGCTGTTCGGCGACGCCGTTCTTCAGGCCGTAGACGTATTGGCTGGGCTCGTAGATGACGAGATTATCGCCCATCCAGGCGCAGCTCGTTGAAAACAGCTCCATCGGATTGTGATGCTGTGTCGGAGTCTCGTACGAAGCGGTAAGCTTCACGTCCGCCTCGTCGAATGCTCTGGCGAAATCGCCGACTTGCGGATCTTCCTTGAATTGTGCGTTCTGGCCTTTTGCGGCGGCTTTGGTGGTTCCCGGCGAGTCGAAGCTCGCAGCCGGCGTGATCGCCGTGTAGCTGACCTTGACGCGATTGGCCGCTTCGCGCGCGGCCTCGTAGCTCTCCGCGACGACCACCGCGATGATCTCGCCGTCATGGGCGATATCGGCCGATTTCAGCGGCTGGATCGTGGTGCCGGCATAACCGCCATTGCTGAAGAGTTTCGATTCCTTCAGCTTGGGCGCGTTCTCGTACGTGACAATGTCGATCACGCCACGGACATTTTTGGCGTCGTCGAGATCGAAGCTGTCGATGCGGCCTTTGGAAATCGCGCTGGTGACCAGGAACGCATAGGCCGGATTGTCCAGCGGCATGTCGGAGCCGTAGGTCGCCCGCCCTGTGACCTTTGCGACCGCATCATAGCGCGGCACGGGCTGCCCCATATTAGCCTTCGGCTCGGGTGCTGCAGCAGTCATGGTCAGATCTCCATCGTTACGGCCTGCTGAAGCGCGCGAGCCACCACGCGCTTTCCGAGCGCGATCTTGAAACTGTTGTGCTGACGCCCCCTGGCGTCTGCAAAAGCGACATCGGCGGCGCGCTGCGCTAGAGCATCGTCAAACCTTTGTCCCTTCAGCAGCGCTTCCGCCTCTCGCGCACGCCAAGGCACGGTGGCCACGCCGCCCAGCGCGACGCGAGCATCCCTGATGGTGCCGTCCTGTACATCGAGCGCGACCGCGGCCGACGAGAGCGCAAATTCATAGGACTGGCGGTCGCGGACCTTCAGATAAACCGAGCGTGGCCAGCGGCCGGAAATGACGAAGGCGGAAATCAACTCGCCCGGCTGAAGCGTGGTCTCGATCTCGGGCGTATTGCCGGGCGCCTTGTGCAGCTCCGCAAACGGCTTGCTGCGGGTGCCGGACCTGCCGGTCACCTCGACCGAGGCATCCAGCGCGATCAATGCCTGGGCGAAATCACCGGGGTAGGTCGCGATGCACTGCTCCGATGTGCCGAGGACCGCATGCAGGCGATTGACCCCGTCCATCGCAGCGCAGCCGGAACCTGGATTACGCTTGTTGCAATTCTCGTAGGAGACGTCGCGGAAATAGCTGCAACGCGTCCGTTGCATCACGTTGCCGCCGAGCGTCGCCATGTTGCGCAGTTGGGCACTCGCCGCGAGTTTCAGGGAATTTGCCACGACGGGATAGTTGCGCTGGATCTCATCATGCCCGGCGACATCGGACATCTTTGCGAGCGCGCCAAGGCGCAGGTTTTCACCGCCGGGATCGATTGCCGACCAGCCCTCCGAAAGCGGATTGATGTCGACGATCGCGGCAGGCCGCATCACGTCGAGCTTCATCAGGTCGATCAGCGTGGTGCCTCCGGCGAGCGGCTGCGCGGACGCCTTTGTCAGCGGATTGTTGGCGGCCGCCGCGGTGCTGAGCGCCTGCACGGCCATATCGGGGTCCATTGCCCTCTGATACGAAAACGGTCGCATGGCCTAACCTTTCATGATCTCGGGCGCGGCCTGCTTCACGGCGGCGACGATGTTCGGGTAGGCGGCACAGCGGCAGATGTTGCCGCTCATGTACTCGCGGATATCGGCATCGCTGCTTGCATGGCCCTCCTTCACGCAGGCAATCGCCGACATGATCTGACCTGGCGTGCAATAGCCGCATTGGAAGGCATCGTTGTCGA encodes:
- a CDS encoding FecR family protein codes for the protein MNLRFLLFPTLLSAVLCAAPGAQAQMRVGEAVLVQNEVVRVAATPTPISVGDSMLRDETVRTGADSAARFVMADSTNLSLGPSATLKLDRTVFNDEHSYRDVAIRMATGAFRFVTGHSQKTAYKITTPLATIGVRGTTLDILSQRGRSVVVLQDGAASVCTLNFQCIQLTQPGDTAVITSTGGKVSITKTNTPPWTFAANCAANAGLCAVNQYADASPTIAPAVHDDGMLCGR
- a CDS encoding FAD binding domain-containing protein, whose translation is MRPFSYQRAMDPDMAVQALSTAAAANNPLTKASAQPLAGGTTLIDLMKLDVMRPAAIVDINPLSEGWSAIDPGGENLRLGALAKMSDVAGHDEIQRNYPVVANSLKLAASAQLRNMATLGGNVMQRTRCSYFRDVSYENCNKRNPGSGCAAMDGVNRLHAVLGTSEQCIATYPGDFAQALIALDASVEVTGRSGTRSKPFAELHKAPGNTPEIETTLQPGELISAFVISGRWPRSVYLKVRDRQSYEFALSSAAVALDVQDGTIRDARVALGGVATVPWRAREAEALLKGQRFDDALAQRAADVAFADARGRQHNSFKIALGKRVVARALQQAVTMEI
- a CDS encoding FKBP-type peptidyl-prolyl cis-trans isomerase; the protein is MQRFQRMLLAIMSALAITLIGVSAFVSTTASAQTAGKTMTTASGLQITDSVVGTGASPKPGQICVMHYTGWLYENGQKGKKFDSSVDRNEPFEFPIGKGRVIAGWDEGVATMKVGGKRTLIIPPRLGYGARGAGGVIPPNATLMFDVELLAVK
- a CDS encoding CsbD family protein, giving the protein MGSTTDKIKGNANEAIGKAKQGIGEATGSERLKGEGTVQEVKGKGQQAMGDAKDAAKDAIDRAAASARRATE
- a CDS encoding VOC family protein, encoding MSKLVPCMWFNGDAEEAAKFYVSLVPNSAITHVQRNVADNPSGKEGSVLVVEFTVAGQPLVALNGGMKMEYTHAISLMIHCDDQVQVDSVWNAFLAHGGKEEQCGWLRDRWGVAWQVVPKVMFEFLSSPDRAAAARAMQAMMKMVKLDVDVLRRAFEGKSAA
- a CDS encoding xanthine dehydrogenase family protein molybdopterin-binding subunit, with amino-acid sequence MTAAAPEPKANMGQPVPRYDAVAKVTGRATYGSDMPLDNPAYAFLVTSAISKGRIDSFDLDDAKNVRGVIDIVTYENAPKLKESKLFSNGGYAGTTIQPLKSADIAHDGEIIAVVVAESYEAAREAANRVKVSYTAITPAASFDSPGTTKAAAKGQNAQFKEDPQVGDFARAFDEADVKLTASYETPTQHHNPMELFSTSCAWMGDNLVIYEPSQYVYGLKNGVAEQLGVDADKVRVVNPYVGGGFGSRGSMTPRTAIIAGIARRLNRPVKLVPTRDQGFTIATYRAETRHEIKLGASRDGKLVALKHEGAEISSRADPYCVGGTKTTTRLYACPNVDSLVSIVRADRNTPGFMRSPPEVPYLFALESAMDELAVKLNMDPVELRRVNDATNEPIGGKPYTSRALMACFDEAAKVFGWAQRSAAPKSMSDGDWLIGYGCAATCYPTQMAPSAARVRLQRDGRTRVEIAGHEIGTGAYTIIAQTASERLGVPLEKVSVFIGDSDLPPAPVAGGSNSTASTCSAVMMVCDQVRQRLFKALMPNESLTDKAKETVGIGQTPTTQAAKSDRPLDLEKAFDALGAGVVEEYGEWKPEGAPLDSFKAMHSGHARLVGGAAMKDKIAYAFGAEFVEVRVNRFTHEIRCPRLVGAFAAGRIMNPRTARSQLMGGLIWGMSSALLEATEIDERTARYVNDNLADYLVPVNADVPGVEVILLSEQDDHINPAGAKGLGELANVGTNAAICNAIYHATGQRIRKLPVRLENIEV
- a CDS encoding VOC family protein is translated as MPRMIFLNLPVTDLKRATAFYEAIGATRNPQFSDDRASCIVFSETIYAMLTTHDKFRQFTPKPIADAKTENQALFCLSADSRNEVDEIVGRAEAAGGVADPSPKDEYSFMYGRSFEDPDGHMWGVNWLDMAAVPEKPALANA
- a CDS encoding cupin domain-containing protein, with the translated sequence MTGHDYSHSHHDHDHDDRWKHDGVRVIPGNQLDTNVPSTAGMDRAAAINFARVGAQKLWAGTVSIKPDAKTGAHHHGHLESVIYVVKGKARMRWGESLQFTAEAGPGDFIFVPPYVPHQEINASPDEVLECVLVRSDGEAVAINLDIEPVEKPETVLWIDPVHRDPNEKT